A stretch of the Aphanothece sacrum FPU1 genome encodes the following:
- a CDS encoding tetratricopeptide repeat protein: MEPQVDNQELENQETENNLPEMLDIISGVGLVGGIVGSLLNNMAFATIPLSLSVALQMANRRQMTVKMAQVQRANTVQLSQKITQKNTVLSQQVEQVKHLFNDQLIQQQKDYQIQFVKFSDGLEESKALIADLAQENQQLNQVFTSLDSQQKEIEGIVKELLQIQTFSQDLPRHPDSPEIYYKRGLSYQKLGNKKGAIENYTEALHFDSTYAQAYHNRGILLAELGQRRQAVEDLRLAAKYYFEKGDITSYEKARNLGKEFYQISDKIEENESLLIEEGETQETLAVGHLFSPDADKEERPTMLG, encoded by the coding sequence ATGGAACCTCAAGTAGATAATCAAGAATTAGAAAATCAAGAAACAGAAAATAATCTGCCTGAAATGTTAGATATTATTTCAGGTGTTGGGTTGGTTGGTGGGATAGTTGGTTCTCTCTTAAATAATATGGCGTTTGCTACTATTCCTCTGTCGTTATCTGTGGCTTTGCAAATGGCTAACCGTAGACAAATGACGGTAAAAATGGCTCAAGTTCAACGAGCAAACACCGTTCAATTAAGTCAAAAAATTACTCAGAAAAATACTGTTCTATCACAACAAGTGGAACAAGTTAAACATCTGTTTAATGATCAGTTAATTCAGCAACAAAAAGATTATCAAATCCAATTTGTTAAGTTTTCAGATGGACTAGAAGAATCTAAGGCATTAATTGCTGATTTAGCACAGGAAAATCAACAACTTAATCAAGTTTTTACTTCTTTAGACTCACAACAAAAAGAAATTGAAGGTATTGTTAAAGAGTTACTGCAGATTCAAACCTTTTCCCAAGATCTTCCTCGTCATCCTGATAGCCCAGAAATTTACTATAAACGGGGTTTAAGTTATCAAAAATTAGGAAATAAAAAAGGAGCTATTGAAAATTATACAGAAGCTCTACATTTTGATTCTACTTATGCTCAAGCTTATCATAACCGAGGCATTCTCTTAGCTGAATTAGGTCAAAGAAGACAAGCAGTAGAAGATTTACGTCTAGCGGCAAAATATTATTTTGAAAAAGGGGACATAACAAGTTATGAAAAAGCTCGTAATCTCGGTAAAGAATTCTATCAAATAAGTGACAAAATAGAGGAAAATGAATCACTCTTAATAGAAGAAGGTGAAACTCAAGAAACTTTAGCTGTGGGTCATCTTTTCTCTCCTGATGCTGATAAGGAGGAAAGACCGACTATGCTGGGTTAG
- a CDS encoding DUF29 domain-containing protein, with amino-acid sequence MSQTIIELAYEKDYHQWTIEQAQALRELVNTHQELKHLEGLDWDNIIEEIEALGRSEYNAVVSLLMRQIEHRLKIDYVPLPECRNKWKSEVIAFKKNLKRKLAPSMKPKLDKQFSEIYQDAVEIVEAEYEISLPKQCPYSLEQLLP; translated from the coding sequence ATGAGTCAGACAATAATAGAATTGGCTTACGAGAAAGATTACCACCAATGGACAATAGAACAGGCTCAAGCCTTACGAGAGCTTGTTAACACCCATCAGGAATTAAAACATTTAGAGGGTTTGGACTGGGATAATATTATTGAAGAGATCGAAGCCTTGGGACGTAGTGAATATAACGCCGTAGTCAGCTTATTAATGAGACAAATTGAACATCGTTTAAAGATTGATTACGTTCCTTTGCCTGAATGTCGTAACAAGTGGAAGTCTGAGGTTATTGCTTTTAAGAAAAATCTAAAACGCAAATTAGCTCCAAGTATGAAGCCAAAGCTCGACAAACAGTTTTCAGAAATTTATCAAGATGCCGTCGAAATTGTCGAAGCTGAATATGAAATCAGCTTACCTAAGCAATGCCCTTATAGCTTAGAGCAGCTACTACCTTAA